In one window of Aceticella autotrophica DNA:
- the uvrA gene encoding excinuclease ABC subunit UvrA, with protein MSIDKIIIKGAKVHNLKNIDIEIPRDKLVVITGLSGSGKSSLAFDTIYAEGQRRYVESLSAYARQFLGQMNKPEVEYIAGLSPAISIDQKSTNRNPRSTVGTITEIYDYLRLLYARIGIPHCHRCGKEISMQTVDQMVDRIMGFKEGTKIQILAPIIRGRKGEYSKLLEHVKKSGYVRIRADGVVYDINEEIILEKNKKHSIEVVIDRLIVKPNVASRLTDSLETALKLADGIVIIDIIDGEEFILSEKYSCPDCNISIEELSPRMFSFNSPYGACPTCSGLGAFMRVDPELLIPDKSKSLANGALPGFVASENSFTYHNILRLIEYYGYKENTPFEKFSDDFINILLYGKTRGFEGIVNNLERRYNSTNSSFIKEEIEKYMRPVLCPDCKGARLKPEVLAVTVGDMPINKVTDLSVLELLKFIDGLKLSKKHEIIAHQILKEIKARLNFLVDVGLDYLTLSRSAGTLSGGESQRIRLASQIGSGLVGVTYVLDEPSIGLHQRDNDRLLNSLKKLKEQGNTLIIVEHDEDTMYAADYIVDMGPGAGDHGGEIVASGTIEDIMACEKSLTGQYLSGKMKIEVPKIRRKYNGHNIIVKGASENNLKNIDVVFPLGIFICVTGVSGSGKSTLINEILYKALAQKLYKAKDRPGKYKNIEGVDYIDKIINIDQSPIGRTPRSNPATYTGVFDYIRELFSNTLESKMRGYKPGRFSFNVKGGRCEACNGDGIIKIEMNFLPDVYVPCEVCKGLRYNRETLEIKYKGKNISDVLDMTVEEGLEFFKNIPKINKKLETLKDVGLGYVKLGQPSTQLSGGEAQRVKLSTELSKRSTGKTIYILDEPTTGLHFADVKRLLDVLNRLVEGGNTVIVIEHNLDVVKCADYIIDMGPEGGDRGGYIVATGTPEEIAQKEMSYTGQFLKKILAR; from the coding sequence ATGTCAATAGATAAAATTATAATAAAGGGTGCTAAGGTACACAATTTAAAGAATATAGATATTGAGATACCAAGAGATAAACTTGTTGTGATTACAGGCTTATCCGGTTCGGGAAAGTCTTCCTTAGCTTTTGATACGATTTATGCAGAAGGGCAGAGAAGATATGTAGAGTCATTGTCGGCATATGCAAGGCAGTTTTTAGGTCAAATGAACAAACCGGAGGTTGAATATATTGCTGGTCTGTCACCTGCAATATCAATAGATCAGAAATCTACAAATAGAAATCCGCGTTCAACAGTAGGAACAATCACAGAAATTTATGATTATTTAAGGTTATTATATGCAAGGATAGGGATACCACATTGCCATAGATGCGGAAAGGAAATATCAATGCAGACTGTTGACCAAATGGTTGATAGAATAATGGGGTTTAAAGAGGGAACTAAAATACAAATTTTAGCACCTATAATCAGAGGAAGAAAAGGAGAATATTCAAAACTGCTTGAACATGTTAAAAAGAGTGGGTATGTAAGGATAAGAGCAGATGGAGTTGTATATGATATAAATGAGGAAATTATACTGGAGAAAAATAAGAAACATTCGATAGAAGTTGTAATTGACCGTTTAATAGTAAAACCCAATGTTGCCTCAAGGCTTACAGATTCCTTAGAAACAGCATTAAAACTTGCAGATGGGATTGTTATAATAGATATTATTGATGGTGAAGAGTTTATATTGTCTGAAAAATATTCATGTCCGGATTGCAATATAAGTATTGAAGAATTATCACCAAGGATGTTTTCTTTTAACAGTCCATATGGTGCATGTCCTACTTGTAGTGGACTCGGCGCATTTATGAGGGTGGACCCGGAGCTTTTAATACCGGATAAAAGTAAATCCTTAGCGAATGGCGCATTGCCAGGATTTGTTGCATCAGAAAATAGTTTTACTTATCATAACATATTGAGGTTAATAGAATATTATGGTTATAAAGAAAATACCCCTTTTGAGAAATTCAGCGATGATTTTATTAATATATTATTATATGGCAAAACACGTGGCTTTGAAGGGATTGTAAATAATCTTGAAAGGAGATATAATTCAACTAATTCAAGTTTTATAAAAGAAGAAATAGAAAAATACATGAGACCGGTTCTATGCCCTGACTGTAAAGGAGCGAGGTTAAAACCGGAAGTTCTTGCTGTGACGGTTGGAGATATGCCGATAAATAAGGTAACTGATTTATCTGTCCTTGAGCTTCTGAAATTTATTGACGGTCTTAAACTTTCAAAAAAGCATGAGATTATTGCACATCAGATACTTAAAGAAATAAAGGCAAGGCTAAACTTTCTCGTAGATGTTGGTCTTGATTATCTGACGTTATCAAGAAGTGCAGGAACTTTATCCGGAGGTGAATCCCAGAGAATCAGGCTTGCCAGCCAGATTGGCTCAGGACTTGTAGGTGTAACTTATGTACTTGATGAACCAAGTATAGGGCTTCATCAGAGGGATAATGATAGGCTTTTAAATTCCTTAAAAAAACTGAAAGAGCAGGGAAATACCTTGATAATTGTTGAACATGACGAGGACACAATGTACGCAGCCGACTATATTGTTGATATGGGACCGGGAGCCGGTGACCATGGGGGCGAAATTGTTGCATCAGGTACAATTGAGGATATAATGGCTTGTGAAAAGTCTTTGACAGGTCAATATTTATCTGGAAAAATGAAGATAGAAGTACCAAAGATTAGAAGAAAATATAATGGTCATAATATTATTGTAAAGGGTGCAAGCGAAAATAATCTTAAAAATATTGATGTTGTTTTTCCTCTCGGTATATTTATCTGTGTAACAGGTGTGTCTGGTTCGGGTAAGAGTACCTTAATCAATGAAATACTTTATAAAGCACTTGCACAGAAATTATATAAGGCAAAGGATAGACCAGGTAAATATAAAAATATTGAAGGTGTCGATTATATTGATAAAATAATCAATATAGATCAATCGCCAATAGGAAGAACACCAAGGTCTAATCCGGCAACATATACAGGGGTTTTTGATTATATACGGGAGCTGTTTTCGAATACATTAGAATCAAAGATGAGGGGATATAAACCAGGAAGATTTAGTTTTAATGTGAAGGGTGGGAGATGCGAGGCTTGTAATGGTGATGGTATAATAAAAATAGAAATGAATTTTTTACCTGATGTTTATGTACCATGTGAGGTCTGTAAAGGGCTTAGATATAATAGGGAAACGCTTGAGATAAAATATAAAGGGAAAAATATTTCAGATGTACTTGATATGACGGTTGAAGAGGGATTAGAATTTTTTAAAAATATACCGAAAATAAATAAAAAGCTTGAAACATTAAAAGATGTAGGGCTTGGATATGTAAAGCTTGGGCAGCCTTCTACTCAATTGTCAGGGGGTGAAGCGCAAAGGGTAAAATTATCAACCGAACTTTCTAAACGATCAACAGGAAAGACTATATATATACTTGATGAGCCGACTACGGGTCTTCACTTTGCAGATGTTAAAAGGCTTTTAGATGTTTTAAATAGACTTGTTGAAGGAGGCAATACGGTTATTGTTATTGAGCATAATCTTGACGTTGTAAAATGTGCGGATTATATTATTGATATGGGACCGGAAGGTGGAGACAGAGGTGGATATATTGTTGCTACAGGTACACCTGAGGAAATTGCACAAAAAGAAATGTCATATACAGGGCAGTTTTTGAAAAAAATACTTGCCAGATAA
- a CDS encoding FtsW/RodA/SpoVE family cell cycle protein has protein sequence MEEYVKTGAKALRNIFWIFIIAFMLLFIYHKPQGINTIYYTLAFLPLIYFAYYLHVRLFPMGEIQLLILSFFLTEMGMIMIYRVAPYLIIKQMIWIFVGFILYFMFSYISKYYDFFYNLKYGNYIYLAISFILLLSTFIFGKEIGGAKNWLTFGGVSIQPAEIVKIIYIIFLARYLKEHKEKKDIITIAILTFLIVIIFVIEKDLGMALLFYLTTLCMLFVATSNLLYTSLGMVFLGFGGIISYFLFNHVRVRIEAWLNPWMDVPGKTYQIVQSLFAIGAGGFFGTGLGMGHPEYIPVVASDFIFSAISEEFGMLGSVAIILVYLVIMYRGLRVALNAEDEFGALIAVGLTSMFSLQVFTIIGGVIKFIPLTGVTLPFVSYGGSSMIMSFITLGMLNGIALREEENVEQFKTQY, from the coding sequence ATGGAGGAATATGTAAAAACTGGTGCAAAAGCTTTAAGAAATATATTTTGGATATTTATTATTGCATTTATGCTCTTATTTATTTATCATAAACCGCAGGGTATAAACACAATATATTATACATTGGCATTTTTGCCGCTTATTTATTTTGCATATTATCTACACGTTAGGTTATTTCCAATGGGAGAAATACAGCTTTTGATTTTAAGCTTTTTTTTGACAGAGATGGGAATGATAATGATTTATAGGGTTGCACCATATTTGATAATAAAACAGATGATTTGGATATTTGTTGGCTTTATTTTATATTTTATGTTTTCATATATATCAAAATACTACGATTTTTTTTACAATCTAAAATATGGTAATTATATTTATTTAGCTATTTCTTTTATATTACTTCTATCTACGTTTATATTTGGAAAAGAGATAGGTGGGGCAAAAAATTGGCTTACATTTGGTGGAGTATCAATTCAGCCTGCTGAAATTGTAAAAATAATATATATAATATTTCTTGCGAGGTATTTAAAAGAACATAAAGAGAAAAAAGATATAATTACAATTGCTATATTAACTTTTCTGATTGTAATTATATTTGTTATTGAAAAAGACTTAGGAATGGCGCTTTTATTCTATCTTACTACTTTATGCATGTTATTTGTTGCAACATCAAATTTATTGTACACATCCTTGGGAATGGTATTTTTGGGTTTTGGTGGTATAATATCATATTTTCTTTTTAATCATGTAAGGGTTAGAATTGAAGCATGGCTTAATCCATGGATGGACGTACCTGGTAAAACATATCAGATTGTTCAATCCTTATTTGCGATTGGGGCAGGGGGATTTTTTGGAACAGGGCTTGGAATGGGACATCCTGAATATATACCGGTTGTTGCCAGTGACTTTATATTTTCTGCGATCAGTGAAGAGTTTGGAATGCTGGGTTCTGTTGCGATTATCTTGGTATACCTTGTGATAATGTATAGAGGATTAAGGGTTGCATTAAATGCAGAAGATGAATTCGGTGCTTTAATTGCGGTAGGTTTAACATCCATGTTCAGCTTACAGGTATTTACAATAATAGGAGGCGTTATTAAGTTTATACCGTTAACAGGTGTTACACTTCCTTTTGTAAGTTATGGAGGCAGTTCCATGATAATGAGCTTTATAACATTAGGCATGCTCAATGGGATTGCTTTGAGAGAGGAGGAGAATGTTGAACAATTTAAAACGCAATATTAA
- a CDS encoding peptidoglycan D,D-transpeptidase FtsI family protein yields the protein MNNLKRNIKILFVVFSVLFFSLIGYLSYFQLYERNKLITSSYSVYNKRLIEQEKKILRGSILDRNGNILAKSEIINNEQVRQYPDGPAFANVIGYSRRIYQQGSAGIENAYDKELLGMINKDPMTFLRETILGKGQRGDNVILTLDKNLQNVAYNALGDRKGAVVALDPKTGEVLAMVSSPSYDPNTLGKNWNTLMNSPDAVMLNRATQGLFPPGSVFKIITTSAALTYKPEILNQIFDSKGYIVVDGNKINDYGNIAYGTIDFKKAFYVSCNSVFIQVGLEVGRSNLENMADKYGINGAIPFDIPTAANQFPSIPVFGGKVQLAESSIGQGKILVTPLTMALMASAVANDGVIMKPYLMKYVQDPLSGDILEKTTPTKYLNPISPDVANKIKQLMVGVVREGTGTAAQIPGITVAGKTGTAENPHGKSHAWFVCFAPAENPKIAVSVIVENGGTGGDVAAPIASEVMKAYLSTNSK from the coding sequence TTGAACAATTTAAAACGCAATATTAAAATATTATTTGTAGTGTTTTCTGTTTTATTTTTTAGTTTAATCGGATATTTATCATATTTTCAGCTTTATGAAAGGAATAAACTTATAACGAGTTCATACAGTGTTTATAATAAAAGGCTTATTGAGCAGGAAAAGAAAATATTGAGGGGAAGTATATTGGATAGGAATGGCAATATACTTGCGAAAAGCGAAATTATAAATAATGAACAGGTAAGACAGTATCCAGATGGTCCGGCATTTGCAAATGTTATTGGGTATAGCCGAAGAATATACCAACAAGGGAGTGCCGGCATTGAAAATGCATATGATAAAGAACTGCTTGGTATGATAAATAAAGACCCTATGACATTTTTAAGAGAAACAATATTGGGGAAGGGACAAAGAGGCGACAATGTTATACTTACTCTTGATAAAAATTTGCAAAATGTAGCATATAATGCCTTGGGAGATAGGAAAGGAGCTGTTGTAGCCCTTGATCCTAAAACAGGAGAAGTATTGGCAATGGTTTCATCTCCATCATATGATCCAAATACGCTTGGGAAGAATTGGAATACGTTGATGAACAGTCCTGATGCCGTCATGTTAAACAGGGCGACACAGGGTTTATTTCCGCCGGGTTCTGTATTTAAAATAATTACAACATCTGCTGCCTTAACATACAAACCCGAGATTTTGAACCAAATTTTTGATTCCAAAGGCTATATTGTAGTAGATGGAAATAAAATAAATGATTATGGTAATATTGCATATGGGACAATTGATTTTAAAAAAGCATTTTATGTATCCTGCAATTCTGTTTTTATACAGGTGGGACTTGAAGTCGGTAGAAGTAATCTTGAAAATATGGCAGATAAATATGGGATAAATGGGGCAATACCTTTTGATATACCGACAGCAGCAAATCAATTTCCATCAATACCTGTATTTGGAGGAAAAGTGCAACTTGCTGAAAGTTCTATTGGACAAGGGAAAATCTTAGTAACCCCTCTTACAATGGCATTAATGGCATCTGCTGTCGCAAATGATGGTGTTATAATGAAACCCTATTTAATGAAATATGTTCAAGATCCATTGTCTGGAGATATACTTGAAAAAACAACACCTACTAAATATCTAAATCCAATTTCGCCAGATGTAGCTAATAAAATCAAACAGCTTATGGTAGGTGTTGTACGTGAAGGTACTGGGACGGCTGCACAGATTCCCGGAATTACGGTTGCAGGTAAAACCGGCACAGCAGAGAATCCTCATGGAAAATCCCACGCATGGTTTGTTTGTTTTGCACCTGCAGAAAACCCTAAAATTGCAGTAAGTGTAATAGTTGAAAATGGTGGTACCGGTGGGGACGTTGCTGCACCTATTGCATCTGAAGTTATGAAGGCATATCTCTCAACCAACAGTAAGTAA
- the uvrB gene encoding excinuclease ABC subunit UvrB, with amino-acid sequence MGEFKLFSDFKPTGDQPEAIEKLTEGIKMGLKCQTLLGVTGSGKTYTMANVINNVKKPTLVIAHNKTLAAQLCSEFREFFPDNAVEYFVSYYDYYQPEAYVPQTDTYIEKDASINEEIDKLRHSATAALFERKDVIIVASVSCIYGLGDPIDYENLMLSLRPGMIRDRDEILKKLVDIHYERNDINFVRGKFRVRGDTIEVFPASSSERAIRIELFGDEIDRITEIDVLTGEVLGIRNHVAIFPASHYATSKEKIQKAIVSIQEELRERYKELKEAGKLLEAERLKQRTNYDIEMLNEVGYCSGIENYSRHISGRPPGSPPYTLIDYFPDDFLMFIDESHVTIPQIRGMYNGDRARKETLVEFGFRLPSAFDNRPLKFHEFEKRINQLICVSATPSAYEKEHSERVVEQIIRPTGLLDPEIIVKPVKGQVDDLIGEIRMTVDKGCRVLVTTLTKKMAEDLTDYLKDVGIKVQYLHSDIETIERMEIIRDLRLGKFDVLIGINLLREGLDIPEVALVAILDADKEGFLRSETSLVQTIGRAARNAEGRVIMYAEEMTESMKNAINETNRRRVIQMDYNKKHGIKPKTIIKGIRDVIEATKIAEDVKEYRTKKPDLQDKETIENTIKKLKIEMKKAAQELQFEKAADLRDRIYELKKMLEDVV; translated from the coding sequence ATGGGCGAGTTTAAATTATTTTCAGATTTTAAACCGACTGGTGATCAGCCGGAGGCAATAGAAAAATTGACAGAAGGAATCAAAATGGGGCTTAAATGTCAGACACTGCTTGGGGTTACGGGTTCCGGAAAAACTTATACAATGGCAAATGTTATTAACAATGTAAAAAAACCAACTTTGGTAATAGCGCATAATAAAACGTTGGCGGCACAATTATGCAGTGAATTTAGGGAGTTCTTTCCTGACAATGCAGTTGAATACTTTGTAAGCTACTATGATTACTACCAGCCTGAAGCATATGTACCTCAGACGGATACTTATATTGAGAAGGATGCTTCAATAAATGAGGAAATAGATAAGTTGAGGCATTCTGCAACTGCGGCTCTTTTTGAGAGAAAAGATGTTATAATAGTTGCCAGTGTATCATGTATATATGGTCTTGGTGATCCAATTGACTATGAGAATCTTATGCTGTCATTGAGACCCGGAATGATAAGGGATAGAGATGAAATACTTAAAAAATTAGTTGATATACATTATGAAAGAAATGATATTAATTTTGTAAGGGGAAAATTCAGAGTTAGAGGAGATACTATAGAGGTATTTCCTGCTTCATCATCTGAAAGGGCAATCAGAATCGAACTTTTTGGCGATGAGATAGATAGGATAACTGAGATAGATGTATTGACAGGAGAGGTACTTGGAATAAGGAATCATGTGGCAATATTTCCTGCTTCACACTATGCTACATCGAAGGAAAAAATCCAGAAGGCTATTGTAAGTATACAGGAGGAGCTGAGGGAAAGATATAAAGAGCTTAAAGAGGCAGGAAAACTCCTTGAGGCAGAGAGACTTAAGCAGCGAACGAATTATGATATTGAGATGTTAAATGAGGTGGGATATTGTTCTGGAATCGAAAATTATTCAAGGCACATATCAGGAAGGCCTCCAGGAAGCCCCCCTTATACACTTATAGATTATTTTCCAGATGATTTTCTTATGTTTATTGATGAATCACATGTTACAATACCACAGATAAGAGGTATGTACAATGGTGATAGGGCAAGAAAGGAAACGCTTGTGGAATTTGGTTTCAGGTTGCCTTCTGCATTTGATAATAGACCATTAAAGTTTCATGAATTTGAAAAAAGAATAAATCAACTTATATGTGTTTCTGCAACACCCAGTGCATATGAAAAAGAACATTCCGAAAGGGTTGTTGAACAGATAATAAGACCAACAGGACTGCTTGATCCCGAGATAATAGTTAAACCTGTCAAAGGACAGGTTGATGACCTTATAGGGGAAATAAGAATGACTGTTGATAAAGGCTGCCGCGTACTAGTAACAACACTTACAAAAAAAATGGCAGAAGACCTTACGGATTATTTAAAGGATGTCGGTATAAAAGTTCAATATCTTCATTCAGATATTGAAACAATAGAAAGAATGGAAATAATAAGAGATTTGAGACTTGGAAAATTTGATGTTCTTATAGGAATTAATCTTCTAAGAGAAGGTCTTGATATACCGGAGGTTGCTCTTGTAGCAATCCTTGATGCTGATAAGGAAGGATTTTTACGTTCAGAAACATCCTTAGTGCAAACAATCGGACGTGCCGCTCGTAATGCCGAGGGACGAGTTATAATGTATGCGGAGGAAATGACAGAATCAATGAAAAATGCTATTAATGAAACCAACAGAAGAAGAGTAATACAAATGGATTACAATAAAAAACATGGAATAAAGCCTAAAACTATTATTAAAGGTATCAGGGATGTGATTGAGGCTACAAAAATAGCTGAGGATGTTAAAGAATACCGAACAAAAAAACCTGATTTACAAGATAAAGAAACCATAGAAAATACAATTAAAAAACTTAAAATTGAAATGAAAAAAGCCGCACAGGAGCTTCAATTTGAAAAGGCTGCAGATTTAAGGGATAGGATATATGAACTAAAAAAGATGCTGGAAGATGTGGTATGA
- a CDS encoding FHA domain-containing protein produces the protein MYTLASTVLRYVLIILIYLFIYKVFKIIYMDIKGVRKEREITKARLISLSGGSNYNLFEVTTIGRANDCDIIIENPYVSSKHVIIRKKGNKYIIQDLNSTNGTFINGKRIKNIANIRNNDIITLGNEEFRFIV, from the coding sequence ATGTATACACTGGCATCAACAGTTTTAAGGTATGTTCTTATTATACTAATATACCTGTTCATTTATAAGGTTTTTAAAATCATATATATGGATATAAAGGGGGTCAGAAAAGAAAGAGAAATTACAAAAGCAAGGCTTATTTCTCTTTCAGGCGGCAGTAATTATAATCTTTTTGAAGTAACAACGATAGGCAGAGCAAACGACTGTGATATAATCATCGAAAATCCTTATGTATCAAGCAAACATGTAATAATAAGGAAAAAAGGTAATAAATATATAATCCAGGATTTAAACAGTACAAACGGAACATTTATAAATGGAAAGCGTATTAAGAATATAGCTAATATAAGAAATAATGATATTATAACGTTAGGAAATGAAGAATTTAGATTTATAGTTTAA
- a CDS encoding PDZ domain-containing protein: MILIQLIWMIIKDVSVSIFSPLLWIVIIFILIQYRKNIELEREMLGKERNSLKEQILDSVFYGFAAGILGSIVMVFLGITIDNIGIEYVFPLAIFLMFINPRYICFSYAGGIVSIISLLTGFPSINVAGLMAVVGILHLMESMLIYIDGAVNSIPVFVQTDNGKIAGAYIMKKFWPIPFVALVTVSAAASGIDLFRMPEWWPLFRTDAGLNSIIYSLYSIIAVLGYGDIALTEVPEKRAKVSSRRLFVFSILLILLSVGGIKYILFRWAAAIFGPLAHEFLIIKGQRDEKEKKPMFEVPDNGIMVLSVLKNSPAEQMGIKPGDIIVKINDMFVNSEEDIARVLSTEPSIVWIVVKESDGNYINYEYRNYKGVKGIGILIVPTYSDKVYRLNDMENGGLIKRFFDKINKKK; this comes from the coding sequence ATGATATTAATACAATTAATATGGATGATTATAAAAGATGTTTCTGTTTCAATATTCTCTCCATTATTATGGATAGTTATAATATTTATATTGATACAGTACAGAAAAAATATTGAACTTGAAAGGGAGATGCTCGGCAAAGAAAGGAATTCCCTTAAAGAACAAATATTGGATTCTGTTTTTTATGGTTTTGCAGCCGGTATACTTGGAAGCATAGTTATGGTATTCTTAGGGATTACAATAGATAATATAGGTATCGAATATGTATTTCCTCTTGCAATTTTTCTGATGTTTATAAATCCGCGGTATATATGTTTTTCATATGCAGGCGGAATTGTATCAATTATAAGTCTTTTAACGGGTTTTCCCAGTATAAATGTTGCAGGACTTATGGCGGTTGTAGGAATACTTCATTTGATGGAAAGTATGCTGATTTATATTGATGGTGCAGTAAACAGCATACCGGTGTTTGTCCAAACCGATAACGGCAAAATTGCTGGAGCATATATAATGAAAAAATTTTGGCCTATTCCGTTTGTGGCACTTGTCACAGTTTCTGCCGCAGCATCGGGTATTGATTTATTTCGTATGCCTGAATGGTGGCCGCTATTTAGAACTGATGCAGGGTTAAACAGCATCATTTATTCTCTTTATTCAATTATTGCGGTATTAGGATATGGTGATATAGCATTAACCGAAGTGCCAGAAAAAAGAGCAAAGGTTTCTTCAAGAAGATTATTTGTTTTTAGTATTTTACTTATTTTGCTGTCGGTAGGAGGAATAAAATATATATTATTTAGGTGGGCTGCCGCCATATTTGGTCCGTTGGCTCATGAATTTCTTATAATAAAAGGGCAGAGGGATGAAAAAGAGAAAAAACCTATGTTTGAGGTTCCTGATAATGGTATAATGGTACTGTCAGTTCTAAAGAATTCTCCTGCAGAACAAATGGGTATAAAACCCGGTGATATTATTGTAAAAATAAATGATATGTTTGTTAATAGTGAAGAAGACATTGCAAGGGTTTTATCAACGGAACCTTCTATTGTCTGGATAGTAGTGAAAGAATCGGATGGCAACTATATTAATTATGAGTATCGCAATTATAAAGGTGTCAAAGGAATTGGAATACTTATTGTACCTACGTATTCAGATAAAGTGTACAGATTGAATGATATGGAAAATGGGGGCTTAATAAAAAGATTTTTTGATAAAATCAACAAAAAGAAATAA
- the uvrC gene encoding excinuclease ABC subunit UvrC, giving the protein MVLEEKLKLLPEKPGVYIMKDESGKVIYVGKAILLRNRVRQYFQNQSNHPIKVRIMVNHVADFEYIVTDTELEALILECNLIKKYRPKYNILLKDDKNYPYIKITIKEQYPRILFTRRVELDGNRYFGPYSSAFAVRETIKLLRQIFPLRSCNRNVETDMGKYRECLYYHIGLCSAPCTGKISKENYKVLADEVIMFLEGKHDWLLKKLKEEMLKASENLEFEKAAKLRNQIFAIDKISEKQKIVSSSSEDQDVISMAKGTDNACIQVFFIRNGKLSGREHYYMKNTNEMRCEDIITSFIKQFYEGNPCVPKEIITDVNMEESNILSEWLSQKAGNKVNITVPQRGKKKELVNMVYQNALEELKNNLNYRTGKGRNEAVLELAELLGMDYLKRIEAYDISNIRGVDNVASMVVFIDGKPHKSSYRKFNIKSIKGQDDYGSIREVLNRRIAHGLEEQKLIDDGLLDKEKAKFNIMPDLILVDGGIGHVNVVKAVLRNFDLSIPVFGMVKDSKHRTRGLISSDGEVNIPMTGKAFHLVANVQEEVHRFAIKFHNIKQSSHIKTQLIDIPGIGHKRAKALLNAFKMIEDIKKADIEQLMKVKGMNKKAAQAVYDYFR; this is encoded by the coding sequence ATTGTGTTAGAGGAAAAACTGAAATTATTACCGGAAAAACCCGGTGTTTATATAATGAAGGATGAAAGCGGCAAAGTAATTTATGTAGGTAAGGCAATATTATTAAGAAACAGGGTTAGACAATATTTCCAGAATCAATCAAATCATCCTATAAAAGTAAGAATAATGGTTAATCATGTAGCAGACTTTGAATATATAGTAACAGATACTGAACTTGAAGCTTTGATATTAGAATGTAATCTTATTAAAAAATATAGACCTAAATATAATATACTCTTAAAAGATGATAAAAATTATCCCTATATTAAAATAACCATTAAAGAACAGTATCCTCGAATATTATTTACGAGGAGGGTAGAACTTGATGGTAACAGATATTTCGGACCATATAGCAGTGCCTTTGCTGTCAGAGAAACAATTAAACTGTTAAGGCAGATATTTCCTTTAAGGTCTTGTAATCGGAATGTTGAAACGGATATGGGTAAATACAGGGAATGTTTATATTATCATATAGGTTTGTGTTCTGCTCCATGTACAGGAAAAATTTCAAAGGAGAATTATAAGGTACTTGCGGATGAAGTTATAATGTTCTTGGAAGGAAAACATGACTGGCTTTTAAAAAAATTAAAAGAAGAGATGTTGAAAGCATCAGAAAATTTAGAATTTGAAAAAGCTGCAAAGTTACGCAATCAAATATTTGCTATAGACAAGATTTCTGAAAAACAAAAGATTGTTTCATCATCAAGTGAAGATCAGGATGTGATTTCTATGGCAAAAGGTACTGATAACGCATGTATCCAGGTATTTTTTATCAGAAATGGCAAATTGAGCGGAAGAGAGCATTATTACATGAAAAACACCAATGAAATGAGATGTGAAGATATTATTACATCATTTATAAAACAATTTTATGAAGGTAATCCCTGTGTGCCAAAAGAAATTATCACGGATGTTAATATGGAAGAAAGTAATATATTATCTGAATGGCTATCACAAAAGGCAGGTAATAAAGTTAATATAACTGTTCCTCAAAGAGGAAAAAAGAAAGAGCTTGTAAATATGGTTTATCAAAATGCATTAGAGGAGCTGAAAAATAACTTAAATTATAGAACAGGCAAAGGTAGAAATGAGGCTGTTTTAGAACTTGCAGAACTTCTTGGCATGGATTATTTAAAAAGAATTGAGGCGTATGATATATCTAATATAAGAGGAGTAGATAATGTTGCATCTATGGTGGTTTTTATTGATGGAAAACCACATAAATCTTCTTATCGTAAATTTAACATAAAAAGTATAAAAGGTCAGGATGATTATGGCAGCATAAGGGAAGTTTTAAACAGAAGGATTGCTCACGGTCTTGAAGAGCAAAAGCTTATAGATGATGGGCTTCTTGATAAAGAAAAAGCGAAATTTAATATTATGCCTGATTTAATACTTGTTGATGGTGGAATTGGTCATGTTAACGTAGTCAAAGCAGTTCTTAGGAATTTTGACTTATCAATACCTGTTTTTGGAATGGTTAAAGATTCAAAACATAGAACCAGAGGGTTAATTTCGTCAGATGGTGAGGTTAATATCCCTATGACAGGAAAGGCTTTTCATCTTGTTGCAAATGTGCAGGAAGAAGTCCATAGGTTTGCAATAAAGTTCCATAATATAAAGCAGAGTTCACATATTAAAACCCAGCTTATTGATATACCGGGAATAGGTCATAAGAGAGCAAAGGCTTTATTAAATGCCTTTAAAATGATAGAAGACATAAAAAAGGCAGATATAGAGCAGTTAATGAAGGTTAAAGGAATGAATAAAAAAGCCGCACAGGCAGTATATGATTATTTCAGATAG